In a genomic window of Terriglobales bacterium:
- a CDS encoding phospholipase D-like domain-containing protein — translation MLDDEFRRHRALRILAAVCIVAVVVWLAVALFAPGLKYQLAQTPAAALDSPEFLRVLEALADSRISRDNRIEALPNGENFYEAEIAAMSQARHNINIDAYIFHRGDLAKRVLHVLTERAQHGVRVSMTIDAIGSSITPKSYFDDLRKAGGRVQWYHKVRWNTWMRSNNRTHREILTIDGQIGFVGGAGYDDQWVYSKSADKPRWRDTMFRVQGDAVRGLQSAVVQNWLEASGEILDGPEYFPPPVNAGSTPALVVASTPTTSGATRARILYQYLLAGARKSIDITTPYFVPDSSARDELLRAMRERHVKVRILVPGPKNDHPSIRHTSRSTYGDLLLAGAEIYEYEPSMLHAKLMVVDGAWVVVGSTNFDPRSFGIDEEDNLAALDPQLAQDLTAQFDNDLKSSRHITYEKWKSRSPYERALEWVGALWQRQQ, via the coding sequence TTGCTTGACGACGAATTCAGGCGTCACCGCGCGCTGCGCATCCTTGCCGCCGTCTGTATCGTCGCGGTGGTGGTCTGGCTTGCGGTTGCTCTGTTTGCGCCCGGGTTGAAATACCAGCTTGCGCAGACGCCCGCTGCCGCCCTCGACTCGCCGGAATTCCTTCGGGTATTGGAGGCGCTGGCGGACTCCCGCATTTCCCGCGACAACCGCATCGAAGCGCTGCCCAACGGCGAGAACTTCTACGAAGCTGAAATCGCCGCCATGAGCCAGGCCCGCCACAATATCAACATCGACGCCTACATTTTTCACCGCGGCGACCTGGCCAAGCGTGTCCTCCATGTGCTCACCGAGCGCGCCCAACATGGGGTCCGCGTGTCGATGACCATCGACGCCATCGGCAGCTCGATCACTCCCAAGAGTTACTTCGATGATCTTCGCAAGGCCGGCGGGCGTGTGCAGTGGTATCACAAGGTCCGGTGGAACACCTGGATGCGCAGCAACAACCGCACCCACCGCGAAATACTGACCATTGACGGTCAGATCGGGTTTGTAGGCGGCGCCGGCTACGACGACCAGTGGGTTTACTCGAAAAGCGCCGACAAGCCACGCTGGCGCGACACGATGTTCCGCGTCCAGGGCGACGCCGTCCGCGGATTGCAAAGCGCCGTAGTGCAGAACTGGCTGGAAGCGTCCGGCGAGATTTTGGATGGCCCGGAATACTTTCCCCCGCCGGTGAATGCCGGCAGCACCCCCGCGCTGGTCGTGGCCAGCACCCCGACCACCAGCGGCGCTACGCGCGCGCGCATCCTGTACCAGTATTTGCTTGCCGGGGCGCGCAAATCGATCGACATCACGACGCCCTACTTCGTGCCCGATTCCAGCGCTCGTGACGAATTGCTTCGCGCCATGCGCGAGCGCCACGTCAAGGTGCGCATCCTGGTTCCCGGCCCCAAGAACGACCATCCCTCGATCCGGCATACCAGCCGCAGCACCTATGGTGATTTGCTCCTGGCCGGCGCCGAAATTTACGAATACGAGCCCTCCATGCTGCACGCGAAACTGATGGTGGTAGACGGCGCCTGGGTGGTTGTTGGTTCCACCAATTTCGATCCTCGCTCTTTCGGCATTGATGAAGAGGACAATCTTGCCGCCCTCGACCCGCAACTCGCGCAGGATTTGACGGCGCAGTTCGACAACGACCTCAAGTCCAGCCGACACATTACCTACGAGAAGTGGAAGAGCCGGTCGCCTTACGAGCGCGCCCTGGAGTGGGTGGGCGCATTGTGGCAACGACAGCAATAG
- a CDS encoding DUF3536 domain-containing protein, translating to MDRYICIHAHFYQPPRENPWLEAVEVQDSAYPYHDWNERITAECYAPNAASRILDDEGRIVKITNNYSRISFNFGPTLLSWMEQNAHRTYELILEADRVSRETFSGHGSAIAQAYNHMILPLANRRDKYTQILWGIRDFQHRFQRDPEGMWLPETAVDLESLELLADLGIKFTILAQHQARQIRKLRTGAQEAKADGKGPQWQTMEGGNIDPTRAYVCQLSSGRSINLFFYDGPISRAVAFERLLSNGETFASRLLSGFSEHRKWPQLVHIATDGETYGHHHAHGDMALSYALEHIESKQLAKITNYGEYLEKHPPTHEAEILENTAWSCAHGVGRWSTDCGCNSGGHAGWNQQWRAPLRSALDWLRDDLAPQFEQSGRELLQDPWKARDEFVSIVLDRSPENVDRFLAGHAGRKLEREEQVRALELLEMQRHAMLMYTSCGWFFDELTGIETVQVIQYAGRAVQLAQTLFGDHHEQEFEKRLRESRSNIPNFGTGVEVYEKFVKPAMVDLLGVGAHSAITSLFDGFGEQNTIYCYDVDLLDSHTQQSGRAAVAVGRARIMSRITREQMPISFGVLHFGDHNLSAGVRRFRSEDEYHAMAQSVSDAFGRADLPEAVRVLDRHFEGTAYSLKSLFRDEQRRIVTRILETTLGEAEASYRQIYEHHAQLMRFLAGLNTTPPKVLVLTAEFVLNNSLRRALEAPELDLDEVRGLLETAKREKINLDTTGLEYALRRRLNQMSDELLAAPGNLPLLARMHAIISIAWPFDINLWRVQNTFYSLLETEYAGRQDDAEWSEHFRRIVEKLNLRFPAPVQQPAAV from the coding sequence ATGGACCGCTATATCTGCATACATGCCCATTTTTACCAGCCGCCGCGGGAGAACCCATGGCTGGAAGCCGTCGAAGTGCAGGATTCCGCCTACCCATACCATGACTGGAATGAGCGGATCACGGCCGAGTGCTATGCGCCGAATGCGGCGTCACGCATCCTCGACGACGAAGGCCGGATCGTCAAGATCACCAACAACTATTCGCGGATCAGCTTCAACTTCGGCCCCACGCTGCTCTCCTGGATGGAGCAGAATGCGCACCGCACCTACGAGTTGATCCTGGAAGCGGACCGCGTCAGCCGGGAAACATTTTCCGGGCACGGTTCCGCCATCGCCCAGGCCTACAACCACATGATCCTGCCGCTGGCGAACCGCCGCGACAAATATACCCAAATATTATGGGGCATTCGTGATTTCCAGCACCGCTTCCAGCGCGATCCCGAGGGCATGTGGTTGCCGGAGACGGCAGTGGACCTTGAGTCGCTGGAATTGCTCGCCGATTTGGGAATCAAGTTCACCATCCTGGCCCAGCACCAGGCCAGGCAAATTCGCAAACTGCGCACCGGCGCACAGGAAGCCAAGGCGGACGGCAAGGGACCGCAGTGGCAAACCATGGAGGGCGGAAACATCGATCCGACGCGCGCCTACGTTTGCCAGCTTTCCTCGGGGCGAAGCATCAACCTGTTCTTCTACGACGGCCCGATTTCGCGGGCGGTGGCATTCGAGCGCCTGCTGTCGAATGGGGAGACGTTTGCGTCGAGGCTGCTCAGCGGATTTTCCGAGCACCGCAAGTGGCCGCAACTGGTGCACATTGCCACTGACGGCGAGACCTACGGGCATCATCACGCTCACGGCGACATGGCGCTGTCGTACGCGCTGGAGCATATTGAGTCGAAGCAGCTGGCAAAAATCACCAATTACGGTGAATACCTGGAAAAGCATCCGCCCACCCACGAAGCGGAAATCCTGGAGAACACGGCGTGGAGTTGCGCGCACGGCGTTGGCCGCTGGTCCACCGATTGCGGCTGCAACTCCGGCGGGCACGCCGGCTGGAACCAGCAGTGGCGCGCGCCGTTGCGGTCGGCGCTGGATTGGCTGCGCGACGACCTGGCGCCGCAATTCGAGCAATCCGGGCGCGAGCTGTTGCAGGATCCCTGGAAGGCGCGCGATGAATTTGTCTCCATCGTACTTGACCGTTCACCCGAAAACGTGGACCGCTTCCTTGCCGGGCACGCCGGGCGCAAACTGGAGCGCGAGGAGCAGGTGCGGGCGCTCGAGTTGCTCGAAATGCAGCGTCACGCCATGCTCATGTACACCAGCTGTGGCTGGTTTTTCGACGAACTGACCGGGATCGAGACGGTGCAAGTGATCCAGTACGCGGGACGCGCCGTGCAACTGGCGCAGACGTTGTTCGGCGATCACCACGAGCAGGAATTCGAAAAGCGCCTGCGCGAGTCGCGCAGCAACATTCCCAACTTCGGCACCGGGGTGGAGGTCTACGAAAAGTTCGTAAAACCGGCGATGGTTGACCTGCTGGGCGTCGGGGCGCACTCCGCGATCACTTCTCTGTTTGATGGCTTCGGCGAGCAGAACACCATCTATTGTTACGACGTTGACCTGCTGGACTCGCACACGCAACAATCAGGACGCGCAGCCGTCGCGGTGGGCCGGGCGCGGATCATGTCGCGCATCACGCGCGAGCAGATGCCGATCAGCTTCGGCGTGCTCCACTTTGGCGACCACAACCTCAGCGCCGGGGTCCGCCGGTTCCGCAGCGAGGACGAGTACCACGCCATGGCGCAGTCGGTGAGCGACGCCTTCGGGCGCGCCGACCTGCCGGAAGCGGTGCGCGTGCTCGACCGCCATTTCGAGGGTACGGCGTATTCGCTGAAGTCTCTGTTTCGCGACGAGCAGCGGCGCATTGTCACCCGCATCCTGGAAACGACACTGGGCGAGGCCGAGGCCAGCTACCGGCAGATTTACGAACATCATGCGCAGCTCATGCGTTTCCTTGCCGGCCTCAACACAACCCCGCCGAAGGTCCTGGTATTGACGGCGGAATTCGTTCTCAATAATTCCTTGCGGCGCGCCCTGGAAGCGCCAGAACTCGACTTGGACGAGGTGCGGGGCCTGCTCGAGACCGCCAAGCGCGAGAAGATCAATCTCGATACCACCGGGCTGGAGTACGCCTTGCGGCGAAGGCTGAACCAGATGTCCGACGAACTGCTGGCCGCCCCCGGCAACCTGCCGCTGCTGGCGCGCATGCATGCGATCATTTCCATCGCCTGGCCCTTCGACATCAACCTGTGGCGAGTGCAAAACACTTTTTACTCGCTGCTGGAAACCGAATATGCGGGGCGGCAGGATGATGCGGAATGGTCGGAGCATTTCCGGCGCATCGTCGAGAAACTGAATCTTCGTTTCCCGGCTCCAGTCCAACAGCCGGCGGCGGTGTGA
- the galU gene encoding UTP--glucose-1-phosphate uridylyltransferase GalU, which produces MKMTVRKAVFPAAGLGTRFLPATKAQPKEMLPLVDKPIIQYGVEEAMASGCDQIIIITGRGKSAIEDHFDVSYELEKMLEERGKTDLLAVVRHISDMIHVAYVRQKEAMGLGHAVLMARELVGNEAFAVLLADDVIDAPVPCLKQMAEVFEETQSSVIATQIVEGNAISAYGVIDAKPVDGRWQGKLFEVRNLVEKPRPEEAPSNLAVIGRYILTPTIFEMLETTPLGAGGELQLTDAMRQLLTREKIYAYNFDGKRHDTGDKLGFLKATVEFALKRDDLGGDLRQWLKSLKL; this is translated from the coding sequence ATGAAGATGACAGTCCGCAAGGCGGTGTTCCCGGCCGCCGGCCTGGGAACACGCTTCCTCCCCGCCACCAAGGCGCAACCCAAGGAAATGCTGCCGCTGGTGGACAAGCCCATCATCCAGTACGGCGTCGAAGAAGCGATGGCATCAGGCTGCGACCAGATCATCATCATTACCGGCCGCGGCAAAAGCGCGATTGAGGATCACTTCGACGTCAGCTACGAACTGGAAAAGATGCTGGAAGAACGCGGCAAGACCGACCTGCTCGCGGTGGTGCGCCATATCTCCGACATGATTCACGTTGCCTACGTCCGCCAGAAAGAGGCGATGGGGCTGGGTCACGCGGTGTTGATGGCCCGCGAGCTGGTGGGCAACGAGGCCTTCGCGGTGCTGCTTGCCGACGACGTCATTGACGCGCCGGTGCCCTGCCTGAAGCAAATGGCGGAGGTTTTCGAGGAGACCCAGTCCTCGGTGATCGCCACGCAGATAGTCGAAGGAAACGCGATCTCCGCCTACGGCGTGATTGACGCCAAACCCGTCGATGGGCGCTGGCAGGGCAAGCTGTTCGAGGTGCGCAACCTGGTGGAGAAGCCGCGCCCGGAAGAAGCGCCGTCCAACCTGGCTGTCATTGGGCGCTACATTCTGACGCCAACCATTTTCGAGATGCTGGAGACCACGCCCCTCGGCGCCGGCGGCGAGTTGCAGCTCACCGACGCCATGCGGCAGTTGCTGACTCGGGAAAAAATCTACGCCTACAACTTTGACGGTAAGCGCCACGACACCGGCGACAAGCTTGGCTTCCTGAAGGCGACGGTGGAATTCGCGCTCAAGCGTGACGACCTCGGCGGCGACCTGCGCCAGTGGCTGAAATCGCTGAAGCTGTAG
- the hemL gene encoding glutamate-1-semialdehyde 2,1-aminomutase translates to MARRFEQSRELRRRAEAVIPGGVNSPVRAFRAVGGDPPFITRGEGAHTWDADGNEYIDYVGSWGPLILGHAAPVVVEAIIEAARKGTSFGASTPSEVDLAEAVLEAYPSMEKLRFVSSGTEATMSAIRLARAFTQRKYIVKFEGCYHGHSDALLVKAGSGVATLGIPGSAGVPEEFVQFTLALPYNDPNAVEDAFKKYKGEIACVIVEPVVGNMGCVAPRKGYLDALRYLTSRDNALLIFDEVMTGFRVAFGGAQELYGTRPDITTLGKIIGGGLPVGAYGGPSEIMDMIAPLGPVYQAGTLSGNPLAMAAGLATICHLRDNREVYGRMERMAATLVQMVSEAATEAGVAVTANRVGSMFTWFFTTEIVTDWRAAATCNTQAFGRFHHGMLDAGVYLPPSQFEAAFLGAAHTDEDISQTVAAGREALAAVQV, encoded by the coding sequence ATGGCCCGCCGATTCGAGCAGTCCCGAGAACTCCGCCGCCGCGCCGAAGCCGTGATTCCCGGGGGCGTCAATTCGCCGGTGCGCGCCTTTCGCGCCGTCGGCGGCGATCCGCCGTTCATCACCCGCGGCGAGGGCGCCCATACCTGGGACGCAGACGGCAACGAGTACATCGACTACGTCGGCTCCTGGGGCCCGCTGATTCTCGGCCATGCAGCGCCGGTCGTGGTCGAGGCGATCATCGAAGCCGCGCGCAAGGGAACCAGCTTTGGCGCGTCCACGCCATCGGAGGTGGATCTGGCAGAAGCCGTCCTGGAGGCCTATCCCTCCATGGAAAAGCTGCGCTTCGTCAGCTCCGGCACCGAAGCGACCATGTCCGCCATCCGCCTGGCGCGCGCCTTCACGCAGCGCAAGTACATCGTGAAGTTTGAGGGCTGCTACCACGGTCATAGCGACGCGCTGCTGGTGAAAGCGGGCTCGGGCGTCGCGACGCTCGGCATTCCGGGCTCCGCAGGCGTGCCCGAAGAGTTCGTCCAGTTCACGCTGGCGCTTCCCTACAACGACCCCAACGCGGTCGAAGACGCATTCAAGAAATATAAAGGCGAGATCGCCTGCGTCATCGTGGAGCCGGTGGTCGGCAACATGGGGTGCGTGGCGCCGCGGAAGGGCTACCTGGACGCGCTGCGCTACCTGACCTCGCGCGACAACGCGCTGCTCATTTTCGACGAGGTCATGACTGGCTTCCGGGTTGCCTTCGGAGGCGCGCAGGAGTTGTACGGAACGCGTCCCGACATCACCACGCTGGGCAAGATCATCGGTGGCGGCTTGCCCGTCGGCGCCTACGGCGGGCCTTCTGAAATCATGGACATGATCGCGCCCCTCGGTCCGGTATACCAGGCAGGGACGCTCTCGGGAAATCCACTGGCGATGGCAGCGGGCCTGGCGACCATCTGCCATCTTCGCGACAACCGCGAAGTCTACGGCCGCATGGAGCGCATGGCGGCGACGCTGGTCCAGATGGTGAGCGAAGCAGCGACCGAGGCCGGTGTGGCGGTCACCGCCAACCGCGTCGGCTCAATGTTTACCTGGTTCTTCACGACTGAGATCGTCACCGATTGGCGTGCCGCTGCCACCTGTAACACGCAGGCGTTCGGCAGGTTCCACCACGGCATGCTGGACGCGGGAGTTTACCTGCCGCCCTCGCAGTTCGAAGCGGCCTTCCTGGGCGCGGCCCATACCGACGAAGACATCAGCCAGACCGTGGCCGCCGGCCGCGAAGCCCTGGCGGCGGTGCAAGTATGA
- a CDS encoding APC family permease: MPAIPQVRRSLGLLPLIAATFFMVSGGPYGLEDLVQKAGYTRALIVLAILPFLWSLPTAFMVGELSGALPEEGGYYVWVRRALGPFWGFQEAWLSLLASIFDMAIYPTIFVLYLAQFAPRLGSGRNGVLVGAAVVAVAAIWNIAGIRAVGKSSVYLMLALLSPFAIMTFYAMWRTPGAAVIPHGGSVDLAGAISVAMWNYMGWDNASTIAGEVEDPQRTYPRAMIGAAVLVAVVYLIPVGAAMLAGIDAGAWTTGSWVQAANALGGRWLGLVVVAGGMICGLGMTNALVLSYTRVPFAMAEDGYLPSAFLRVHPKSGAPWISIVACAMAWTVCLPLGFERLVLIDIILYGVSLMLEFIALVVLRWREPDLPRRFRAPGGLIGAVALGIGPAALLVLMYVRGESERTGPITALGLGAILALLGVVVYFFAARRRRAMVASR, from the coding sequence ATGCCCGCAATTCCACAAGTCCGCCGCAGCCTCGGCCTGCTGCCGCTGATTGCGGCCACCTTCTTCATGGTGTCGGGCGGTCCTTACGGACTCGAGGACCTGGTGCAGAAGGCCGGTTATACGCGGGCCCTGATTGTGCTGGCGATCCTGCCGTTCCTTTGGAGCCTGCCCACGGCGTTCATGGTCGGGGAGCTGTCGGGCGCGCTGCCCGAGGAGGGCGGCTACTACGTCTGGGTGAGGAGAGCGCTCGGGCCTTTCTGGGGATTCCAGGAAGCGTGGCTGTCGCTGCTGGCTTCGATTTTTGATATGGCCATCTACCCGACCATCTTCGTTCTCTACCTGGCACAGTTCGCGCCGAGGCTCGGTAGCGGGCGCAACGGCGTGCTGGTAGGAGCAGCGGTGGTGGCCGTCGCCGCGATCTGGAACATCGCCGGCATTCGCGCCGTCGGCAAGAGTTCCGTGTACCTGATGCTGGCGCTGCTGTCGCCATTCGCGATTATGACGTTCTACGCGATGTGGCGAACACCTGGCGCAGCGGTCATTCCTCACGGTGGATCCGTGGACCTGGCCGGCGCGATCTCGGTTGCGATGTGGAACTACATGGGCTGGGACAATGCTTCCACCATCGCCGGCGAGGTCGAAGACCCGCAGCGGACGTATCCGCGCGCCATGATCGGCGCCGCCGTGCTGGTAGCGGTCGTCTATCTCATCCCGGTGGGAGCAGCCATGCTCGCCGGCATCGATGCTGGCGCGTGGACGACAGGTTCCTGGGTGCAGGCTGCGAACGCGCTCGGAGGGCGATGGCTGGGGCTGGTCGTGGTTGCGGGAGGCATGATCTGCGGTCTCGGCATGACCAACGCCCTGGTGCTCTCTTACACGCGCGTGCCGTTCGCCATGGCGGAGGACGGCTACTTGCCCTCGGCGTTCCTGCGAGTTCATCCCAAGAGCGGCGCGCCTTGGATTTCGATCGTCGCCTGCGCTATGGCGTGGACGGTTTGCCTTCCCCTCGGTTTTGAGCGCCTGGTGCTGATCGACATCATCCTCTACGGGGTGTCGCTGATGCTTGAGTTCATCGCGCTGGTGGTGCTGCGCTGGCGCGAACCGGACCTGCCGCGCAGGTTCCGTGCGCCGGGAGGACTGATCGGGGCGGTGGCGCTGGGCATCGGACCGGCAGCGCTGCTGGTGCTGATGTACGTCCGCGGCGAAAGCGAGCGCACCGGGCCGATCACCGCGCTCGGACTGGGCGCCATCCTGGCGCTGCTCGGTGTCGTGGTGTACTTTTTCGCGGCGCGGCGGAGGCGCGCGATGGTTGCGTCCCGCTAA
- a CDS encoding YdeI/OmpD-associated family protein — MRGKAKSFKSVLERMPGRLGWVIARVPFDVAKTWGTRRPKVRGEINGFAFRTTLFPSRNGGHYVLVNKRMQREGGAAPGSMAQFRLELDLEKREVSTPVELQRAIFGDRSLRHWYDALNYSTRKYIADWITDVKSAAARSRRAEQLAERLLATMEAEQKLPPLLQREFARVPHALQGWQQMSPTQRRGHLLAIFYYRDPESRSRRIAKVAEAAAEYSEKRSRSQ; from the coding sequence ATGCGAGGCAAGGCAAAGTCCTTCAAGTCCGTGCTTGAGCGCATGCCCGGCCGGCTTGGCTGGGTAATTGCGCGCGTCCCTTTTGACGTTGCGAAAACCTGGGGCACCAGGCGACCCAAGGTTCGAGGCGAGATCAACGGCTTTGCTTTCCGCACGACCCTGTTTCCTTCGCGCAATGGTGGACACTACGTGCTGGTAAACAAGCGCATGCAGCGCGAAGGTGGAGCGGCTCCGGGCAGCATGGCGCAATTCCGGCTGGAACTCGATTTGGAGAAGCGCGAGGTGAGCACGCCCGTCGAATTGCAACGCGCAATCTTCGGCGACCGCTCGCTGCGGCATTGGTACGACGCGCTGAACTACTCCACTCGCAAGTACATCGCCGACTGGATCACGGACGTGAAAAGCGCCGCAGCGCGTTCGCGCAGGGCCGAGCAGCTTGCCGAGCGCCTCCTGGCCACCATGGAAGCCGAGCAAAAATTGCCGCCTCTTCTGCAACGCGAGTTCGCGCGCGTGCCTCACGCTCTGCAAGGCTGGCAGCAGATGTCGCCGACGCAGCGGCGCGGGCATTTGCTGGCGATCTTCTACTATCGCGATCCCGAGTCGCGCTCGCGGCGTATCGCCAAGGTCGCGGAAGCGGCGGCGGAATACTCGGAGAAGCGCTCCCGCTCCCAGTAG